From the Malus domestica chromosome 17, GDT2T_hap1 genome, one window contains:
- the LOC114822406 gene encoding F-box/kelch-repeat protein At3g06240 has product MSHVRESETPEDRVVEILSRLPPKSLMRFKCIHKSWFSLINNLSFVAKHLSNSVDNKLSSSTCILLNRSQAHIFPDQSWKQEVFWSMINFSIDSDENNLHYDVEDLNIPFALKDHDFVLIFGYCNGILCVEAGKNVLLCNPATREFKQLPDSCLLLPSPPERKFELETNFQALGFGYDCNAKEYKVVRIIENCEYSDDERTYYYRIALPHTAELYTTTANSWKEIKIDISSTTYSCSRSVFMKGFCYWYATDGEEYILSFDLGDDTFHIIQLPSRRESGFRFYYIFLRNESLASFCSRYDRSEDSESCEIWVMDDYDGDKSSWTKLLNIGPLQGIKKPLTFWRSDELLMLDSDGRATSYNYSTRNLKYLHIPPILNRVVDFEVLIYVKSIVHVK; this is encoded by the coding sequence ATGTCCCATGTGCGTGAAAGTGAAACTCCTGAAGATAGGGTAGTTGAAATCTTATCCAGGTTACCGCCCAAGTCTCTGATGCGGTTCAAATGCATACACAAGTCTTGGTTCTCTCTCATCAACAATCTAAGTTTTGTGGCCAAACACCTCAGCAATTCCGTGGACAACAAACTCTCATCCTCCACTTGTATCCTTCTCAACCGTTCTCAGGCTCACATTTTCCCAGACCAGAGTTGGAAACAAGAAGTTTTCTGGTCCATGATTAATTTTTCCATTGATAGTGATGAGAACAACCTTCATTACGATGTTGAGGACCTAAATATACCGTTTGCATTGAAAGATCATGATTTTGTACTGATTTTTGGTTATTGCAATGGGATACTCTGTGTAGAAGCTGGGAAAAATGTTCTTTTATGCAATCCTGCAACGAGGGAATTCAAGCAACTTCCCGATTCATGCCTTCTTCTACCTTCCCCTCCTGAGAGAAAATTCGAATTGGAAACTAACTTTCAAGCTTTGGGATTTGGATATGATTGCAATGCTAAAGAATACAAGGTTGTGCGAATTATAGAAAATTGTGAGTATTCAGATGATGAACGAACATATTATTATCGTATTGCTCTTCCTCACACGGCTGAGTTATACACCACAACTGCTAATTCTTGGAAAGAGATCAAGATTGATATATCAAGTACAACCTATTCTTGTTCTCGTTCAGTGTTCATGAAGGGATTTTGTTATTGGTATGCAACAGATGGCGAGGAATACATACTTTCTTTTGATTTAGGTGATGACACATTTCATATAATACAACTGCCTTCTAGGAGAGAATCCggttttaggttttattatatttttctacGAAATGAATCCCTTGCTTCTTTTTGCTCTCGTTATGATAGGAGTGAGGATTCTGAATCATGTGAAATATGGGTAATGGATGACTATGACGGTGATAAAAGTTCATGGACAAAACTTTTAAACATTGGACCCTTACAAGGCATTAAGAAGCCCCTGACATTTTGGAGAAGTGATGAGCTTCTTATGCTTGATTCCGATGGAAGAGCCACCTCTTATAATTATAGTACTAGAAATCTCAAGTATCTTCATATTCCTCCTATTCTCAATAGGGTTGTGGATTTTGAAGTTCTTATTTATGTGAAAAGTATTGTTCATGTCAAGTGA
- the LOC114822494 gene encoding zinc finger BED domain-containing protein RICESLEEPER 2-like, translated as MTKKKSPVITGDESVKHGAYSFDEGNATKELAYMIILHDYPLSMVDHLGFKRFCNSLQPLFKIISRSTIKRDIMKVFECEKGETMKLLQVNKSKIAITTDMWIKDIMTYCKLSLVLNGELFHMRCCAHILNLIVKDGLDVIRDSIETIRNSVSYWSWTTKREEKFVEIAQQMKIKFSRKLVLDCKTKWNSMYVMLTTALVYKDVFPRLKQCEPSYKNVPSEEDGAKTNMIAEKLEIFHQVTELFSGIKYPTSNLYFPNVYQIRIAISILDLRFKMKLIEYYFSLIYKENASSEIEKVFDLAVKFVKEYELKHRPGLRSSEYSSSTDFPLQSCDFRVGDPLTSYDQFVMDSTIGNEQSDLDLYLGEKVLPRTQDFDILSLWKTNGIKYPILHQIARDTLAILVSTVALESSFSIGGRIISPHRSRLHSSTVEALMCSRDWLWGQMRDSNSTHVEDSSFDDDTDVNVASFGDNESMILCD; from the exons atgacaaagaaaaagagtCCAGTTATAACTGGTGATGAGTCTGTTAAACATGGTGCATATAGTTTTGATGAAGGTAATGCTACGAAAGAGCTAGCTTATATGATTATCTTACATGATTATCCTTTATCTATGGTGGACCACTTGGGTTTTAAGAGGTTTTGCAATTCATTGCAACCTTTATTTAAGATAATTTCTAGAAGTACTATCAAGAGGGATATTATGAAAGTATTTGAATGTGAAAAGGGAGAGACCATGAAGTTGTTGCAAGTGAACAAGAGTAAAATTGCAATCACGACTGACATGTGGATTAAGGATATAATGACATATTGCAAGCTTTCACTTGTGTTAAACGGAGAATTATTTCATATGCGTTGTTGTGCTCACATACTTAATTTGATAGTTAAGGATGGATTGGATGTGATTAGGGATAGTATTGAGACTATTCGGAATAGTGTTTCATATTGGTCTTGGACAacaaaaagagaggaaaaattTGTTGAGATAGCTcaacaaatgaaaattaagtTCTCTAGGAAGTTAGTCCTTGATTGTAAAACTAAGTGGAACTCGATGTATGTGATGCTTACCACTGCATTGGTATATAAAGATGTATTTCCTCGTTTAAAGCAGTGTGAGCCTTCATATAAAAATGTTCCAAGTGAAGAAGATGGGGCAAAGACTAACATGATTGCTGAAAAGTTGGAGATCTTTCACCAAGTGACTGAGTTATTTTCTGGGATCAAGTATCCCACATCAAATCTTTATTTTCCAAATGTGTATCAGATTAGGATTGCAATCT CTATTCTGGATCTAAGGTTCAAGATGAAATTGATTGAGtattatttttctcttatttATAAAGAGAATGCTTCATCGGAAATTGAGAAAGTCTTTGACTTGGCTGTTAAGTTTGTCAAAGAGTATGAATTGAAGCATAGACCTGGGCTTCGGTCTTCTGAATATTCTTCTTCAACTGATTTTCCATTACAGTCATGTGATTTCAGAGTTGGTGATCCTTTAACATCTTATGACCAGTTTGTTATGGATTCTACCATTGGTAATGAACAATCTGACTTAGACCTATATTTGGGGGAGAAAGTCTTGCCTAGGACTCAAGATTTTGATATATTGTCGTTGTGGAAGACAAATGGGATTAAATATCCTATTTTGCATCAGATAGCTCGAGATACTTTGGCTATTCTTGTATCTACAGTAGCTTTAGAGTCTTCATTTAGTATTGGTGGTAGGATTATTAGTCCACATCGTAGCCGACTTCATTCAAGCACAGTGGAAGCACTCATGTGTTCTCGAGACTGGTTGTGGGGTCAGATGCGAG ATTCAAACTCTACCCATGTTGAAGATTCTTCATTCGATGATGATACTGATGTGAATGTG GCCTCTTTTGGTGACAACGAGTCAATGATACTTTGTGATTGA